The Pecten maximus chromosome 10, xPecMax1.1, whole genome shotgun sequence region TTTAGCACCTATATGGAATATTTGTAGTTCTGAGCATTATCATCCTTTACAGTCAATTTAAATTCTTAGAATATATTGAAGTCAGGTTTTCCAGCAGACCCAACACTGCACCAAAGAGTCAGCTGATCACTTGCAATCGCACTTTGTGCAGGTGAGACCAAATGTGACTCTAAATTAAATTGCTAATTAATGGCTGAGGAATTGAAATCAAGGAAGTAAGTTTTCTAGATTATTATTGAGTACAAATGAATTAGATTCAATAATTCTGAAACTTTTAACACATGAAAGCTGTTCGTTGTTTTGTTTACGTTTAACATTTAAGTAGAAAGGATATATTTGTTCTTTAGTCGGAATGTTTCCTCTTCCGTCCATATGCCCTCACCCATTCCCTGATGTTTTTACCGTCGGGCATGTGCCATTTTGCAAAACAGTTTCTGTCTTTGTAAATGCAGAGAGGCACACAGCAGTGCTTACAAATGAAGCTGGTCTTTGTACTAGGGCAGGAATTGCCTTCAAGTCTTGCCTGGGCGTTACAGACAGCACAGTCACGGCGTGTCACCACCATCTCTGGCATACAGTCCCGACAGGGGGACAGGTCCATGCCACGCCTCTTCTGTACCAACAGAGACTTGACAAGAGCCTTCCTAAAATCCAGCTCATTGCATGGAGTTGCAAATTCAGCTGGAAATCTGTCCACATACTCAGTGTAAATGATATAGGAATTCATCACCATCATATCAATACAGTGCATGAACACGCACTTCCACCAGTGAAGTGTCTCGTCCCCGATCTTGAATGGGTAATTATGCATGTTGTTGATGCTGCGATTGAATCCATCTGAGCCCTGTTTGAAATCCACCACCAGTTtgggtatgtgtgttttggagtCCACTGCTGACCCCATGTGTAATGTGGATAGATATGATTTAGTGCTGGTATCCTTGTGTTGTACAACTACATAGTAACTGTCCATCTCTCGCTGCCATCGAAAGTCTCCCTTTTTAGCTGCTTCATCCCATTCCTGCCAATCGCGTAGAGAGCTTGGCACCACTGGGCTTCCAGCCTTCAAGGTACTGGTCGTAAAGATGGAGCTGCTGAACAGATCCCTTAGTAAAGTCTTAGACATGAAATAACCTTCCAGAAACAACTGGTACCCTTGGTTCTGGAAGTCAGCTGTTAGGGTGTGTACTATAGAATACGGAATTCCCTCAGGATGATTAGCCCATTTATAATCGGCTTTCTCGACATACAACAAGAGTTCATATGTATATCCTGTGACTGCACAAACAAGACCGAAAAGTTTGCATCCATATCTGTGTGGTTCATTTTCTAGATTTCCTAGCCTCTTCTTGGTCTCCAGCATCCGGTCCTTTATGGATAGTTCTCGATAGGGAAAGTACAATGTGTGGGAAACAGTCTTCATGTGCTTCAGCAGAGGCCTAACATAACTGATCTTCTCTTCTgtaatgttaattgatattcaTAACGTCAATACAATATAACAGTGTATCAATCACATTAATATGATGAATAGAAACGAGAATAAATAGTGTTGCATTTTGTTTTGATCAGAAGGCAATAATTGATGTACATAAAATACCCTGAGGTTTTAATAAACAGTGCTTAATGTAACAAGTTCTTAAAATATACTGAAGGATGACTTGTTCCTGTATACCCTGTTACTccaatcaatattttattaaagaCATATATTTTAAGAGGTTGCCAGACTAGACATTCAGTCAAAACAGGGTTAccatcaaaacattttatattgtgGTCACATGGTAACCTTTCATGAACAAAACGGTGGTTAAAAGTCCTAATTGGAAGTGAAAAGGTGTTGGGTCACCTGCTGATATGACCacatggtaatgttatacagaaaatgtatgttatgttgttacaaattaaaatatgatCTGATTTTTAATTGTCAAGACTTTGTAGAACAGGGAGTAACACTGTATAATTGTTT contains the following coding sequences:
- the LOC117336133 gene encoding piggyBac transposable element-derived protein 4-like isoform X1 → MAALKLSTLEDHMSLQDQEVTARRGRINFDQFHQPFDPGDGGMSPMEEDYLDKMLLDSGQAHADLWEGEHDFIAHNNDRSDDVSEGSSDGEEEMGLSWQDDKVTDKGAKALGSLPFEPSTPPGIQMRMLTRFVRQTAKTPIHFFSFFLSFDLVASICNATNAYAEMVIKKGQFQCYATQVQQKDVWSKVTTMEMYKFIGILMYMSLNKLPNLECYWSEMDDPVFGPTSELVRENMSKHRFMSLLAFLHVAPPGNIKKEEKISYVRPLLKHMKTVSHTLYFPYRELSIKDRMLETKKRLGNLENEPHRYGCKLFGLVCAVTGYTYELLLYVEKADYKWANHPEGIPYSIVHTLTADFQNQGYQLFLEGYFMSKTLLRDLFSSSIFTTSTLKAGSPVVPSSLRDWQEWDEAAKKGDFRWQREMDSYYVVVQHKDTSTKSYLSTLHMGSAVDSKTHIPKLVVDFKQGSDGFNRSINNMHNYPFKIGDETLHWWKCVFMHCIDMMVMNSYIIYTEYVDRFPAEFATPCNELDFRKALVKSLLVQKRRGMDLSPCRDCMPEMVVTRRDCAVCNAQARLEGNSCPSTKTSFICKHCCVPLCIYKDRNCFAKWHMPDGKNIREWVRAYGRKRKHSD
- the LOC117336133 gene encoding piggyBac transposable element-derived protein 4-like isoform X2: MAALKLSTLEDHMSLQDQEVTARRGRINFDQFHQPFDPGDGGMSPMEEDYLDKMLLDSGQAHADLWEGEHDFIAHNNDRDDVSEGSSDGEEEMGLSWQDDKVTDKGAKALGSLPFEPSTPPGIQMRMLTRFVRQTAKTPIHFFSFFLSFDLVASICNATNAYAEMVIKKGQFQCYATQVQQKDVWSKVTTMEMYKFIGILMYMSLNKLPNLECYWSEMDDPVFGPTSELVRENMSKHRFMSLLAFLHVAPPGNIKKEEKISYVRPLLKHMKTVSHTLYFPYRELSIKDRMLETKKRLGNLENEPHRYGCKLFGLVCAVTGYTYELLLYVEKADYKWANHPEGIPYSIVHTLTADFQNQGYQLFLEGYFMSKTLLRDLFSSSIFTTSTLKAGSPVVPSSLRDWQEWDEAAKKGDFRWQREMDSYYVVVQHKDTSTKSYLSTLHMGSAVDSKTHIPKLVVDFKQGSDGFNRSINNMHNYPFKIGDETLHWWKCVFMHCIDMMVMNSYIIYTEYVDRFPAEFATPCNELDFRKALVKSLLVQKRRGMDLSPCRDCMPEMVVTRRDCAVCNAQARLEGNSCPSTKTSFICKHCCVPLCIYKDRNCFAKWHMPDGKNIREWVRAYGRKRKHSD